Proteins encoded together in one Pseudomonas sp. Seg1 window:
- a CDS encoding YgiQ family radical SAM protein: MQAAKPLFDYPKYWAECFGPAPFLPMSREEMDQLGWDSCDIIIVTGDAYVDHPSFGMAIIGRLLESQGFRVGIIAQPNWQSKDDFMKLGEPNLFFGVAAGNMDSMINRYTADKKIRSDDAYTPGGMAGKRPDRASLVYSQRCKEAYKHVPIVLGGIEASLRRIAHYDYWQDRVRNSILIDASADILLYGNAERAIVEVAQRLSYGHKIEDITDVRGTAFIRRDTPKDWYEVDSTRIDRPGKVDKIINPYVNTQDTQACAIEQEKGPVEDPQEAKVVQILASPRMTRDKTVIRLPSVEKVRGDAVLYAHANRVLHLETNPGNARALVQKHGEVDVWFNPPPIPMTTEEMDYVFGMPYARVPHPAYGKEKIPAYDMIRFSVNIMRGCFGGCTFCSITEHEGRIIQNRSEESIIREIEEIRDKVPGFTGVISDLGGPTANMYRIACKTPEIESACRKPSCVFPGICPNLNTDHSSLIQLYRSARALPGVKKILIASGLRYDLAVESPEYVKELVTHHVGGYLKIAPEHTEEGPLNQMMKPGIGSYDKFKRMFEKYTKEAGKEQYLIPYFIAAHPGTTDEDMMNLALWLKGNGFRADQVQAFYPSPMATATAMYHSGKNPLRKVTYKSDGVTIVKSEEQRRLHKAFLRYHDPKGWPMLREALQRMGRSDLIGPGKDQLIPLHQPATDSYQSARRKNSTPAGSHKVAKEGKEKTTKILTQHTGLPPRASDGGNPWDKREQAKAAAFARNQQAAKERKDAAKGKGPKPARKPVVPR, encoded by the coding sequence ATGCAAGCAGCCAAGCCGTTATTTGACTATCCAAAATATTGGGCCGAATGTTTCGGGCCAGCGCCGTTCCTGCCGATGAGCAGGGAGGAGATGGATCAGCTTGGCTGGGATTCCTGCGACATCATCATTGTTACGGGAGATGCCTACGTCGATCACCCGTCGTTCGGCATGGCGATCATTGGCCGGCTGCTGGAGTCGCAAGGCTTCCGCGTCGGGATCATCGCGCAGCCGAACTGGCAGTCCAAAGACGATTTCATGAAGCTCGGCGAGCCGAATCTGTTTTTCGGCGTCGCGGCCGGCAACATGGACTCGATGATCAACCGCTACACCGCCGACAAGAAAATCCGCTCCGACGACGCCTACACCCCGGGCGGCATGGCCGGCAAGCGTCCGGACCGCGCGAGCCTGGTTTACAGCCAGCGCTGCAAGGAAGCCTACAAGCACGTGCCGATAGTGCTCGGTGGCATCGAAGCCTCTCTGCGCCGCATTGCCCACTACGACTACTGGCAGGATCGCGTGCGTAACTCGATCCTGATCGATGCCAGCGCCGATATCCTGCTATACGGCAACGCCGAACGCGCGATTGTCGAAGTCGCCCAGCGTCTGTCCTACGGGCACAAGATCGAAGACATCACCGATGTGCGCGGCACCGCGTTCATTCGCCGCGATACGCCGAAAGACTGGTACGAAGTCGATTCCACGCGCATCGACCGTCCGGGCAAGGTCGACAAGATCATCAACCCGTACGTGAATACCCAGGACACTCAGGCCTGCGCCATCGAGCAGGAAAAGGGTCCGGTCGAAGATCCGCAGGAAGCCAAGGTCGTGCAGATCCTGGCCAGCCCGCGCATGACCCGCGACAAGACCGTGATTCGTCTGCCATCGGTAGAAAAGGTCCGTGGCGATGCCGTTCTTTATGCTCACGCCAACCGCGTGCTGCACCTGGAAACCAACCCGGGCAACGCCCGTGCGCTGGTGCAGAAGCATGGCGAAGTCGACGTCTGGTTCAACCCGCCGCCGATTCCGATGACCACTGAAGAAATGGACTACGTGTTCGGCATGCCTTACGCGCGTGTTCCGCACCCGGCGTACGGCAAGGAGAAGATCCCGGCCTACGACATGATCCGTTTCTCGGTGAACATCATGCGTGGCTGCTTCGGCGGCTGCACTTTCTGCTCGATCACCGAGCACGAAGGCCGGATCATCCAGAACCGTTCCGAAGAGTCGATCATTCGCGAAATCGAAGAGATCCGTGACAAGGTGCCGGGCTTCACCGGCGTCATTTCCGACCTCGGCGGCCCGACCGCGAACATGTACCGCATCGCCTGCAAGACGCCGGAAATCGAATCCGCGTGCCGCAAGCCTTCGTGCGTGTTCCCGGGCATCTGCCCGAACCTGAACACCGACCACTCGTCGCTGATTCAGCTGTACCGCAGCGCCCGTGCGTTGCCGGGTGTGAAGAAGATTCTGATTGCTTCCGGCCTGCGCTACGACCTCGCGGTCGAGTCGCCGGAGTACGTCAAGGAGCTGGTGACCCACCACGTCGGCGGTTACCTGAAGATCGCCCCGGAACACACCGAGGAAGGTCCGCTCAACCAGATGATGAAACCGGGCATCGGCAGCTATGACAAGTTCAAGCGCATGTTCGAGAAGTACACCAAGGAAGCGGGCAAAGAGCAGTACCTGATTCCGTACTTCATCGCCGCCCACCCGGGCACCACCGACGAAGACATGATGAACCTGGCCCTGTGGCTCAAGGGCAACGGTTTCCGTGCCGACCAGGTGCAGGCGTTCTACCCGTCGCCGATGGCCACCGCCACCGCGATGTACCACTCGGGCAAGAACCCGCTACGCAAGGTCACCTACAAGAGCGACGGCGTGACCATCGTCAAGAGCGAAGAGCAGCGTCGTCTGCACAAAGCGTTCCTGCGTTATCACGACCCGAAAGGCTGGCCGATGCTGCGTGAAGCGCTGCAACGCATGGGCCGTAGCGACTTGATCGGTCCAGGCAAGGATCAGCTGATTCCGCTGCATCAGCCGGCCACCGACAGCTACCAGAGCGCCCGTCGCAAGAACTCGACACCGGCCGGCAGCCATAAAGTCGCGAAGGAAGGCAAAGAGAAGACCACCAAGATCCTCACTCAGCACACCGGTCTGCCGCCGCGTGCCAGTGATGGCGGTAATCCTTGGGACAAGCGTGAACAGGCCAAGGCTGCGGCATTTGCCCGCAACCAGCAGGCCGCCAAGGAGCGTAAAGACGCGGCCAAGGGCAAAGGGCCGAAGCCGGCTCGCAAGCCGGTCGTACCGCGCTAA